From uncultured Campylobacter sp., a single genomic window includes:
- a CDS encoding EI24 domain-containing protein, with translation MGRIFNLAKQDFFTRKFILLSLLPLVCSIIILGTLAFFGGKELFDALSQGAQSGDFSFLDEQRFPVIAKILSFAATKWIIGAIFSVFASFAVLMLSVFCALIIAGFLTPAVTKEINARHYHLSRADEASTARVLKLMSIEILKFLAILFICSVFLFVPVINLFIINVPFFYIYYKLVLIDVASNALSAKSFERSYKMGGGYKFALSAFIFYLLCLIPLVGLFFQLFFIIFLTHIVLIDESVRNKNR, from the coding sequence ATGGGTAGAATTTTTAATTTGGCGAAGCAGGATTTTTTTACGCGCAAGTTTATTTTGCTCTCGCTATTGCCACTTGTGTGCTCGATCATAATCTTAGGCACGCTCGCATTTTTCGGCGGCAAAGAGCTTTTTGACGCGCTTTCGCAGGGCGCGCAAAGCGGCGATTTTAGCTTCTTGGACGAACAGCGCTTCCCGGTAATTGCAAAAATTCTAAGCTTTGCTGCTACGAAGTGGATTATCGGCGCGATTTTTTCGGTGTTTGCTAGCTTTGCGGTGCTGATGCTTAGCGTGTTTTGTGCGCTTATCATAGCAGGATTTCTGACGCCCGCAGTCACCAAAGAGATCAATGCGCGCCACTACCATCTAAGCCGCGCGGACGAAGCGAGCACGGCGCGAGTGCTAAAGCTGATGAGCATTGAAATTTTAAAATTTTTAGCGATTTTATTTATATGTTCGGTATTTTTGTTTGTGCCGGTAATAAATTTATTCATCATCAACGTGCCGTTTTTTTATATCTATTACAAGCTGGTTCTAATCGACGTCGCTTCAAACGCGTTAAGCGCGAAAAGCTTCGAGCGCTCTTATAAAATGGGTGGAGGATATAAATTTGCCCTAAGCGCTTTTATTTTTTACCTGCTGTGTTTGATCCCGCTGGTAGGATTATTTTTCCAGCTATTTTTCATCATCTTTTTGACGCACATAGTGCTGATAGACGAAAGTGTCCGCAATAAAAATCGCTAA
- a CDS encoding dUTP diphosphatase, with the protein MENYKKVKEMFLMQQALNDETNGVGWEDGYTKNGKLINWKRCIYMECAELIDSFAWKHWKNISAAPDVNNIVIEIVDIWHFVMSYILEQYYGGKDIDHIVSDVTAVSGFAEFSSYAYDVREYSIYEIVNDIELIIHETSGFELQIGELLTDFFRVAIKCGVSLDILFAKYIGKNVLNKFRQNNGYKEGNYRKIWGDLEDNEVLIEVLSKGAVSANEIYEQLQKIYDATK; encoded by the coding sequence ATGGAAAATTATAAAAAAGTAAAAGAGATGTTTTTGATGCAGCAAGCCCTAAACGACGAAACAAATGGCGTGGGCTGGGAGGACGGCTATACAAAAAACGGCAAACTTATCAACTGGAAGCGCTGCATTTACATGGAATGCGCAGAGCTCATCGATAGCTTTGCGTGGAAGCATTGGAAAAATATCTCTGCAGCGCCGGACGTGAATAATATTGTCATCGAGATCGTTGATATTTGGCACTTCGTAATGAGCTATATTTTAGAGCAATATTACGGCGGCAAAGACATCGACCACATCGTAAGCGACGTCACGGCAGTAAGCGGATTTGCGGAGTTTAGCTCCTACGCCTACGATGTGCGCGAATACAGCATCTACGAAATCGTAAACGACATCGAGCTCATAATCCACGAAACAAGCGGATTTGAGCTGCAAATCGGCGAGCTGCTGACCGATTTTTTTCGCGTGGCGATTAAATGTGGCGTGAGCTTAGACATACTTTTTGCCAAATATATCGGCAAAAACGTGCTAAATAAATTCCGCCAAAATAACGGCTACAAAGAGGGCAACTACCGCAAAATCTGGGGAGACCTTGAGGATAACGAGGTGCTAATAGAGGTGCTATCAAAAGGCGCGGTAAGCGCAAACGAAATTTACGAGCAATTGCAAAAGATCTACGACGCGACGAAGTAA
- a CDS encoding 4-oxalocrotonate tautomerase family protein — MPYINVKITKEHGGLSREQKARLVKNLTDALVAVLGRGEKTTVVTIDEISTDDYAIGGQLVSEIRKRQS, encoded by the coding sequence ATGCCCTACATAAACGTCAAAATTACCAAAGAGCATGGCGGTCTAAGTCGTGAACAAAAAGCAAGGCTCGTCAAGAATCTCACCGACGCCCTCGTAGCCGTGCTGGGTAGGGGCGAGAAAACCACGGTCGTTACGATAGACGAAATATCCACTGACGACTACGCGATCGGCGGGCAGCTAGTAAGCGAAATCAGAAAGCGGCAGAGCTAA
- the luxS gene encoding S-ribosylhomocysteine lyase: MPLLDSFKVDHTRMNAPGVRLAKSMRTKSGDKISVYDLRFCRPNLEIMSERGTHTLEHLFAGFMREHLNSADVEIIDISPMGCRTGFYMSVIGAPCESAVAAAWSASMKDILGVGSQAEIPELNKFQCGTFAMHSLAEAKQIAQNVLNKGIGVIKNDEIALDPSKIK, from the coding sequence ATGCCATTGTTAGATAGTTTTAAGGTCGATCATACCCGCATGAATGCCCCGGGCGTGCGGCTCGCAAAGAGTATGCGCACCAAAAGCGGCGATAAGATCAGCGTCTATGATCTGCGGTTTTGCCGCCCGAATTTAGAGATCATGAGCGAGCGCGGTACCCACACGCTGGAGCATCTTTTCGCTGGCTTCATGCGCGAGCACCTAAATAGCGCGGACGTCGAGATCATCGACATCTCGCCGATGGGGTGCCGCACGGGCTTTTATATGAGCGTGATCGGCGCGCCTTGCGAGAGTGCCGTCGCGGCGGCGTGGAGCGCGAGCATGAAGGATATTTTAGGGGTGGGCTCTCAAGCAGAGATCCCCGAGCTGAATAAATTTCAATGCGGCACCTTCGCGATGCACTCGCTTGCAGAAGCTAAACAGATCGCGCAAAATGTGCTAAATAAAGGGATTGGCGTGATCAAAAACGACGAGATCGCGCTGGATCCAAGCAAGATAAAATAG